The DNA window GTCCAGAACTCAGGACAATGACGTGATGAAGGCTGTGTTATGATCCATGGCTGCATCAGAAATCAGCCAGTAAAGACTCCAGAAGTTTCACTATTTCAGGTTTCTATCTGACCCTTCACTCTGACTCAATGTTCCTAAAATGATACTGTTTCACGTAACAATAAAAAACGTCTCTCCAAATCTCTCCCACTTTTTCCTGGTTCTATCCACAGCTCACCAGAGGGCTTCTTTTAACATCTAATACTTtaagaagacattttttttccacctgtATTGATCATTATTTGCCGTCTAGGAGACAAATTTCAGTCACGCTCACAGTGGCCTTTAAAAACACTGGATATAAAAACAGTCACAGCCACGTGTGATGATGAGATCCCACAAAATACTCAATTTAGGTTATTTTGGTCATGCTACCTTACAAATACTGTAGATGATGATGAGCATTGCTCCCAGGAAGTAACTGTTGGAGGGGTCCTCCCCCACAATGTACTTGTACCACAGCTGGATTGGAACGAGGGCCCGGAACAGCTGGCTCAACTCCTCGAGCAGCAGATAAAATTTCCCCTAAACACAATAAATGAATTGCAGAACATTTCAGAGGGTGTTTTTACTATAAGTCAACCCACACATAGAGGGGTCGGAAGGAAAGAGCTGAGAATATCATGTTTATATCGTTTAAACCACAAATGCGTCATTGACAAATATCGCATCcttaatctttttttctttatgaacagactgaagaaaaacTGACTTTTTGGTGACCTTCAGAAGATCGTTGCAATCCAAAAATAGGATGttattcagtaaaaaaaaacattaaactgaGGTATCTAAATGTCAGACATCACTAGACttgggaaaagaaaatgaagacatGACAGTAggttttcgtttttttttttctatagcTGTCCAAAAAAATAcccaaaaacacagaaagagcTCCACAGCTTTGGGGGATTTTTCTATCTGTTCGAGAGCAGTGCTGTATTAAAAGCTTAAAACAGCACGCCTCCAGCCCAAACATGGCTGCTGTCCAGAGCTCCACACATTCACAGCAGTGCGCACAATTTCCTCCGACTGGAAGAAGGCCTGGCAGTGGCTCTGTCCACCTGCTACCCAGCGCCTGCATTAAACGCAGCCCTACAGGTGCTCGCTAGCTACACTTTAGAAAAGACCTCCCCTCCCAGGAAATAATCACAAAAATAACCAACTTCCACGCTGACACAAAGTGTGCTAAGTGCTTTGTGGCTGGTTAAAAACAGAGGCTAACGAAATGGGGGGAGTCTTGATTTTCGATGGTCCCCATGGTGTCTCAGCTTGCATAATGACTTTCCGGATGCCGGATGACAAAGATTGATGATTGTGGGCAAAGTGGCCCAAGCAGCCAGGGTTGGGAAGGGAGGAAGACCACTGCCAATCCATCTTCCTTATTGTTCTCCTATAACGTTACAGCCCACAGTGCTCATCACGCCCACGCAGAAACTGTCAAATCTAAAGTTTGGACTGCAGCCAAAGTGTTTGAGCGGGCCTTTCCGCTGGCTCCGTAAATGTCCGTTCTTATCCGTTTTTGAGAATTCAATCAATGCTAGTGGTTAACGAGGTTATCGGTGTATGCAGATTTGTTCAGAGTCATGTGATTACATTTGTGTTTTGATGCTGCAAACCAGGTCTGATCACAGTTCAAGTGGCAAAAGTGATGATACGTGAGCTAAGATTTACTTAGCTCCCTGCGCATGTCCTTGCACgggtgtgtgcatgcgcgtgcaTGTGAGTGGAGAGTACAGGTAATAACTCCAGGGAGGGATGACCTCACCTGAGCATCCCCCCTGAGGCTCAATGAGCTCAGTTGCTGGCTCCTGTGGTTGCGATAGGCCTGTGCGTCTGTTTATCAGTGGAAAATTTAATCCTAATACTTTTGTAAatcccccaacaccccccccccccccacccatctcGTCATCCAATGCACAATAGGTACTTCCGTGGCACCTGTAAGACAATCTGTAGGTGTCCGCTAGCGTAACATCCTCGGGGCAAATACGAGAGCTCACACTTGCCGTCAGTCAGAAGTACCGTCTAACAAACAGTCCCACTGTGACCCAGGAGAACTTTCTTTGCTTGGGGGAGAAGATTTAATATAGCTGAGCAAATTTTTGGATTAGAAAAAGTTTCCCAACCCTGATGGGGTTTGGTAAGGTAGAATGCAAATAAAGTAACAAATCAACTGACTTTATACAGAAAGTAGATGCATAAATGAATGTGGATTTGAACGTCCTACCCGGGATTTGAAGGCCAGAAGGATCTTCggcaaaaacaagacaaagcaTTTCAGGCCAATGGTGATGAACTTCAGCACAAAATCGGTGATGCCCACCACCCAGATCAGGTCAAAGAAGTCATAGCTGTTGAGGTTGGGTCTGGCAAATATGAGactggagggggaaaaaacagtttTACAATCTTCCAGATGCAGAATTCAGACAGCAACAATGATGCAAATCATTCTGGGAATGGAATGATGGAATTAAAAAAGGATAGAAGGAAAAAAACTCACAGAACAACACCACAAAATAACACCGCCTGAaagaaataaagttaaaaaaaacacacacttgttcgCTTACatgatacaaaaaaaacaacaaaacatgaTGTCAGAGGCCAAACAGGGATGACAGGTCCTGACACACTCAGCCAGACCAAAACCACAGCTTGCACTACCTGttgtgcagctcctcctgactAAACGTGTAGTAGACGTACACAATATTCCCTGCAAGGAAGATGATGATCCACAGAGCAACGAACACAGAGCGTTCCTCCTGAAATATCAGAGCTGGTTAGTATCCATACGATacaaaatacaataaataaaattgCATTGCAATGTTTCTTTGCAAACAGAGTAAAACGATTAAAGGATTTAGCGTAAACTATTATCAGTCTGATCGTTTAATACGGCCGTTGAAAAAGAAAACGCCATTACCCGTAATGAGACCTGGTGCCGAAAGGTGGAGTTAGCGTAGGTGAAAGTGCTGGCTAAGCCAACAGCCACAGCGATCCCTGCAGCCCAGACATGCAACATCAGAACATCTGCACAAGACTTCAATTTCTGGATTTGTTTTGCTTGTGAACGTGTACCCAGTTTATGCTGAAAGCAGACTTTAGCCAACAGGATGAGAATGAAGGGGAAGCCCCTCTGCAGCCATGTGACCACTGCCTTCAGCTCAGACAGGGCCGGGGCCGGGGTGGACGGGTCCTCCTGGGCTTCCTCTCTGGAGGCGTGACGGTCGGAGGCAGCCGCCGTAGTGGCCTGctgaagcagagaggaggtcctgtgctgcagagggtggtggtgaagatgatggtggtggtggtggtgatggtggtgcggAGGAGGCCGAGGGAGGAAAGTCCCTCCCTCTGAGCAGTGGGTGCCGCCATCCTCTCTGGTTGATGAAGTCATCTGGAGGAAAACGTCTGGTGGAGAGCCCAGGACTAAGCCAGCTGCCTGGAACTGGGCAGAAGAAACAGAACCAGAGGGGACGCCCACCAGACCAGAAAAGATTTGCTGAGGTGAAGCAGGCGAGTCAGGCTTCAGGCAGTCAAACACGCCGCCCTCATCCAGGCTGCTCTCTGATCCGAGAGTCTGGCTCCGACTTCTGGATGAGTAACAAGAACAAACACGATATAACTCTCTCATATTCTACTAACTCTATTGTATTTTTTATTAAGAAAGATTGATAACCTTATATTCATATGATACTTGTATGGAGATAACCCTGGGACAACAAAGGCTGCTTTCCCTGCAGCATATTTGCGCCAAGgtaaatgttgttgttgtttggttgGCCTCACAATACTGAAACCATGGAACCCACCTATCAGAAGGCATGCcttctgtgttgctgctgtgtctcCTCTGCATGGCATACCGCTCATCACCTCATGGCCCAGCCCTGACGCAAATCAACATCGATGCCTCATTAACACCCGCGTACTTTTCACGATTTAGCGCTTTTCTTTTTGACTTGGCATGCGACATGGTGCAAAATAGCAACGGAAAAGACTTTACCTGAAGAAAAGAAATCCAGTCTCAGCTCCTCATATTCAATATTTAAGCTTAGCTTGTCTCCTGATGCTTCAAAGATGCTGCGGCGATCCGGCTGGGAAACTTCCGGTATGACGTCAGCGACGGCTCCGATCCACCAATCAGAGCGCGTCATCCACATCCGTAACATCCGCATTGGGATTTTGTTTTGCTAAGGTGGACGGCGAATTTCGCTGCATAAATATCACAATTGTATTTTCTTATGCGTAATACCGAACATTGCACAGTCCCTTGCTGCTGAGGAAACCAGAGTTATAGCACGTTGGTATGAATATGATTTATCATTAGCTTATGTGAGGCTGAAATGCTAACGCTGACGACAGCCAGCTAGCAGGCTAACAAAGCAGCGTTTTCTGATGACATGTAGCTTCCCGATCCACCAGTCtttctgtgttctgctgtttgATCAGTGATCCGTTGGCACTGCAAATGTATGCGGGCTACGTTTGCAGAATTTCGAGTGAGATAAACGTGAGCCGCAGCATGGGTTAAAAGTCAGTAACGCGGCTGTTAAGACACAATGTCAATGGTCTCAAGTGTCGGTTGGTACAGGTCATAACATTTAGGGTTATATGTCTATTCTGCATCGTAGACCGGGCACCTTTGCGTTCCGTTACCATAGAGACACGCATATTCGTGACAGGGAATTGTTTAACCGTGGAGGGTTGATGTGTTTGGCTGTCGCTGTCATCGGAATCCTCCCAAGAAAGCCATGCTATGATGGTGCTACGACGTTTGCTGAGAAAACGCTGGGTTCTGGGGGTCGTTTTTGGCTTGTCCCTCATCTATTTTCTTACCAGCACTCtaaaacaggtaaaaaaaaaattctatcaTTGAAAATGTTTACAATTTATTGATTTAAAGAACCTTCTCGGACCCAAACTGCCTTTTCTGTGTAAAATCTACAGGAGGAACGAACCATACGAGATCGTACTCTGTTAGAGGTGAGAGACTCGGACCATCGCATCCCCTGGAAAGTCCGTTTTAACCTGGGAAACAGCAGCCGGCAGATCACTCAGTGCAGAAACTCCATCCAGGGCAAGACGCTGCTCACCGATGAACTCGGTGAGCAGCGTCACCATCAGTCACCCGTCAGACTGATTTATAATGCTCACAATCCCTGTATTTGCTTTCTGCGTTGCAGGTTATGTTTGTGAAAGGAAAGACCTGCTGGTTAACGGCTGCTGCAACGTAAACGCTCCCAGCAGCCGACAGTATATCTGTAAAAGCTGCCTGGCAAACGGCTGCTGTAGCATCTACGAGTACTGCGTCTCCTGTTGCCTCCAGCCGGATAAGGTCATTTGTCTCCTCAAGAAAGTGTCCTTTTTATGTCCTGTCTTCTGCATTCATGTTGTAAAAGTTCTAAAATTCTTAGTTCTTAGTCCACTGTCTCCCAGTGTGTTTAATCAGTTTTTCCAAGAGCAAAATGAAAGTGATGAGCAAACTATAATCTGCAATTTTTCTTATCTGTGTGCCCTCTTTCAGCAACCCCTTCTTGAGCGCTTCCTGAATCGCGCTGCAGAAGGTTTCCGGAATCTTTTCACTGCTGTGGAGGATCATTTTGAGCTGTGTTTGGCCAAGTGCAGGACCTCCTCACAAGTAGGTTCACGAGATTTAGAAAACGCACGCGGACAGACTGTAGTCAATCAATTCAGATCTCCCGCATCagtttaaatgtatatttttccGATTTCCTTGCATATGCATGATGTCATCTCCTGTTAGCATCCCGtttaattctttttttgggggggttgggaTTGTTTCAGAGCGTGCAACACGAGAACACCTATAGGAACCCCCAGGCAAAGTACTGCTATGGAGAGTCCCCTCCGGAGCTACTTCCCGTATGAAGTTTTAGGAACTTCCTGCACCAATTAAGAAGACACTATACTTTTCCTGCGATGAGAAAACCGAGCTTGAACTCTTGAACGGGCACTAGCCGTACTGTATGTGATGTTATTTACACTTCATAAGTGCGTAGAACTTTTCATACCTTTCATCCATGATGATCATTGGGTCCATGTTGGCAGCACATTAGTCCACTTCAGAATCAGCACACATCGGAACCTTTTAAAAGCCagtaacaatgtttttttttaatgctttatgTAAAGCAAAGAATGTCTCGTGTTGGTGTATAATGCATATATGATTGTTATTTAATAAAAAACTGGTTGCatgtttttgtggtttgtattttttttttttaatgtaggcGTTTAATCAGGCTAAATGTCCCATTTCAGTAAAAGGATAGTTGTCAGGCTGAATTTTTAGCATTTAAAGTAAACAGTAGATTAATGGACCATTGCAGACAGATGATGGACACATTAATCTTTGctacagctgttttttttctgttgatgGGGCTCTGACAGACTTatttccatccatctgtccgcAGGTCTAATCGTGCAACGGCGCCATTAAAGAGCATACTGGTTGTTCTCTGAAGGTGATTTTTATCAGCCTCTTTTTTTGTCCCTCCTCGGGCATCGTTGCCCACTCGGGATATGAGGCCAGAGCCAAACAATTAATCACCGTGAAGGCCGCGGAAACAAACTTGTAATTAAGACGTGTACTGGAGCCCCTTCTTGTTTGCTTCTGTGGCAAGTTGATTAATTACAATCACAGGAACAATCATTTGTGCAGAATATCCAGCTGACTCCGCCAAAGCTATGTGCCCCCTACCTAGGGTGGCCATGCGTGGGGATTTAAATGCCCCCGTTCAGACACTTATTTGTCCTCCTTTCTGACCTTGTACCTGAATGTTACGCAGCATAGTGGTTAATGTTGTAAGACTGTTGGTCTAACAAGAGTTTGGCAAAATTTGAATTATCACTGGTTCAAATCGTAACTGAGGCGACATGCGGCAGCTGCAGCGTTAACGGAAGGTCAATATGTCGAGAAGGCGGACCTCTTTTACTTTTGCTAAATGGTCAGAAGGAAAATGTGCTGTCTCGTGGTGTTTTGTCCTCACTGTCTTTTGGACAGCGACCTCTGTGAGCGTTTGGTCTCCTGGTACCTCCCTCTGCTACCAGAACTCcttccaaatgtgtgtgttcataaaTACGATTTGTAAAATAGCATCAATAGAATTAAAAAACTAATTTGGACTATAAAAAACTAACTATAAATGCCTTTTATTCATAAAACAAAATGATGTCCTGTAAACAAGCGAAAATACTGTATGGAAATAAGGACAAAAACTTTTGCAAACAGTGAAACAGCTGCACTGTGAAGGTGTTTGTTAAGTAAATCTCATTCAACTCTTTATGGTTTTTGCATCAAAGTTCGTCTGCTCCGTAATTTTGTGCTCCAACCAGCTGATGTAAATTCCAGCAGTCTCCAGCAAGGTGTGACTCCACTGCTTCCTATCAAAATAAGTTATGGGtatttttggtggtggtggtgctggggaGCAATCCCCTCTGAGAATTTGTTTTGCACACTCTTTCAGTAAGTTGGTCCTGAAGATGGAGTCCTTGAGTTCCTTGTGAAGGATGTAATTATGGGGATTCAAGTCCTCCTTCTGATCCTTCAGGATCTCTTTCAGGCCTTGAACCACAAACAGAAGAGAGCACTGAACATTTGTGCCATTGACAGTTGAGTTAGTTTGGACCTCGAGCTCAGAAAACCCAGGGGTCCAGGTCCCCAGGCTCTCCCCGTTGGCTCTGTCCTAGAAGAGAAGAGTAGAAGTTCAGCTCTCCAACAGGCGGCATCGTTGATAAATCTCTTAAAGCTAAAGTACGTAAGATTTGATGACATCTAGTGGTTAGAATCCAGAAATAAAAGATATTGGAAATTTCTGCTGCATTCAGATGTGTTTCAAATACTAAAGCTGATGTTTGTTCTTGGCTACTGATCATAGAGGAACATCATAGAGGACCCTCTAGAGGAGGACCCACATCACTATTTATGTAGCTCAAACCTGTCAATGTTCATTTTGAGTTGTTACGACTGATTAGCTTCAAAAACATGAGACGACTGACCTGTAAAGGTCGCAGAATTGCACATAATATGTGGTTTTAGCATCAATGACACAGCCgattgcacatttttaaaaaccgGAGCTCGCTATGCAAGTGCTTTCTTGTTAGGAGGATTTAATCATTCAAGTATTTTAAATCCCAATCATCAAAGTGACATAGTTTTAGCGCCACATTTGCATGCACAGACCCATCAGTTACAAATGTCTGGACATTTTCTgcaaaatagaattaaaaagaaaagttttttgGCACAAAACTTCATTGCTCCCAGTTCAGTTCTTCAGGGAACAGCGGAGGAAAGGCATCTTTGACGAAGGGTTCCAGATTTTACTCACGTAGCTGTTCAGGCTGAGTCTCAGGAGAGACTTGGTGAGGGTCGACAGGTCCTTCAGCTTGCAGGAGCCGGCGGCGGCGTGTTTGCTCAATGCAGTTCCTGCATCTGAACACTGCATCAGGACTcccgcacacacaaacataacctggagaaaacctgccAATTTGGTTAAAAAAACCAATGCATGAGTTAGGAGGATTGTGCACCTGCTGATGAAAGAATGATTAATACCTGCTCTGTGATCCATTCTGGCTTGCAAAGAGGTCATTTAAACATTCCTGTTATGCAATTATGGCCACAAAAGTTTATTTATATGTATCTGCACATGAGAGGCGTGGAGGTGCTGAAGATAACCATCACTTATCTGCTGCCTCATCATTTCCTGGAAAGTGACAACCTTAATGAAAGGAAAGCCCATTCTGAGTTGTCTTTTCAGTCTGTTCCACTTAAATTCCGAAAATGATGGAAAGTGAACACTGAGATCCAGAGATATGAAAAGCTTCCCTTAAAGACAACCCCCCACAGTGAAGTCAGTCATTGTTCAGAGATGTATACGAAACCTCAATCAAGAAATCTGTTTACTGCTAGTACACGTTCATGTTAGTGGTCCATCTTTTGTATTGGATCCTTGAATCCCTCCTTGTACATTTGGGCCTTCTGTGATCAAGCAGgtgtattattgttattaatggATGAAGGAACTGGAGTTCTTCTTTTGGACGTCTGCGTCACCTATTTGCTCTGCCAGCATGTGCAGCACTTGCTTCGTCCACTGCTTTAGCGACTTTAGGAGACCTCCTCTACAGTCCGGTGTTGGGAAGATTGGGAGCTGAAGTTTTAGGGCTACTGCTTGCACAAAAGAAGTGAGTTCAAAGAGAAAGGGAAGGCTAATGTGCATCAGAGAGCAGCTAAAGCTAGTTtctgttgcacacacacacatcccaaaAGATCTGCAAGAACTTGCTCGGGGTTAATTCCCGGAGAGTTTGGGGATCTGGTTTGAGGCCTCCTCACAGATCTCCTCCGGAGCACCAGGACGAACGCTTAAAGACGACAGTGACATTTCTACAAATTCAGATAAAAAATGGCAGGAAGCCGACTTCCTGCAACATTCTCCCTTAGTTACTTGGTATTACCAATCTCTGCGGATGTGTCAATCGAAACCTCCATCAGGTGATTAAATCTGCCAGTTGATGGGGCACTTGTGGTTTGGTTGTGTGCAATTTTTTGAAACTTAGACTTTAATAAAGTACAAAGTGATTTAGGATCATTTTATCTTAACACAAAACAGTTGGATTCCTCAGGAGTCATTGAACACTTCTCTTTGTCTAATAGTTTATTTAATTCAGATGCTGATGATTAAATGATGAGATGACACTTTCAGAGGAAATCTTTATTAACTGAAgcaagacacacaaaaaaagaatacTTCAGTTTGTACAAATGTACCAAAGTTAACATTTACTGTAAGTGATGTTgacaaaaaacagacaaacatgaACTTTATTGTGCAAATAACAATGTAAGACTTTGTGTTATTGACCTCTGGTAATACTAAGTTGAAAGAAAAGGCTGAGCTGAAACAAGTTGTTTTGATATTTAAGCACTTCCTGCACATTATTCTCCAAATCAAAGACCCTGATTTAACATAaataacaatattaataataataatgtcatatTTTGAGGGCCTCTTCatgttttaaaggaaaatacAGTTTCAGAGGATATTCTGTATCGAGAGTCCGAATCTCTGACATTGTGCTTGCAAATTTCAGTGTTGGAatatgtctgcatgtgtgttgtgtgtgtgtgtgaatgtgcaggTGTGCAGCCCCACCAGAATCCCCAACCTCTTCCTCAGAGACACGTGGAGGGGGGGCTCTGGGTTTTTATTCTAAGGCAGGAGGTCTCGCAAACAAACAGCGCCTCCGGTGGTCAGTAGTTAATACTGCTGGTGACGCAGCGCTAGTCTAGGCGCGGGGTAGCTGTCTTCTCGAGCTGGCACAGTCAACCCCGGCCATTGGAtctggagtgggggggggggtgtcacgcTGAACCAGGAACATCAGGGAATAACTCTGAAGTCAACTGGTGGCTGGTTCTTTCCTCTGATCCTGGAGCATGTCCACCACGCTCGCTATGTCCTCCTCTGGGACCTGAACAGTCCAGGAAGCTTGAAAGTTAGCTAACTGGAGGACACTTGATTCAAACCTCACAAATGCATCAATGTTTGACTTCTGTTTTAATTATTACTAAAGTGATAGCGGCATACTCACCAGAGCGTGATCGAAGCTGAAGGTGCTGATATAATACGCGGAGATGTCGCTCTCAGCGAGAGGCTGAGATATCTGTGCCACTATACCACACTCATCTACGAAGAAACATAGAAATTAGCAGACCGCTATCCTGGAGACGATGTGAGGACAAATACAAAGGTGTCTGAGAAAAAAAGCGGCGTTAACAACATCTGATTCCTTCTGTTCAAAACTTGTTCATGaagactgattttttttccccctcccatcTTGTTTTCAGAAGCGTTCCTCAATGCAAAGTTTGGTTGTATTTGGTTGAGTCTGTGTTTGTGAGCGCTTGTTCAGGAAAAACCCGCTCTGTGGTGCTGAGCGGCATCTTACCAAAACCCAGAGGTTGCCCCCCGATTCGGACCATCCTCCACAGCTCCCCCGAGGAGCTGGTGAACAGAAGATCAGCCGGGAAACTACAGACGAGAGATTAAAAACTTGGTTTTTGCCGAGCAACACACTGTTTGGCTTTAGGTTAATCTGTAACTgagtttaattaaaaacaatattaaCCCAAATTAACTGACTCACTTCCCTCTGGTGCCAAAGGTGGAGGGAGTGAAGAATGAGGAGGTCCTACCGTGTCTGGGCCTCCGTGTCCATCACAAGTGAGATGTAGCCATCgatgagggagaaggagaagaactTGATGCCCTGGCTTGATGGTgacccctcttcctcttttggaCTGAAGACCAATAAACACATTTGACGGTCAGAATCACAATCGCACAGAGCCGCCGTGTGCTGCCACCGTGTGGACAGCAGGGGAGCTGCAGCCACCTCTCACCTGTTGGAGTAGAAGAGGACGTCGATGAGCGTGGTGGCGATGGACGGCAGCGTGGCTGGATCCAGAGACATGACGCAGAACTGGTTCTGAGGGATGAGCACTGGGTGAACTGTAGGCTGGATGGCTGCAAGAGACCTGACTGTTTTACCAATGAAAACCTTTAAATAGAACTTTAAATAGAACTAGCACAGTCATACCATGACATCACCCTTTACTCACTCACCCATGTGACCCACACATTGATTTAATATGCAATAATGGAGCCACTAACATAGGTTTTTATTGAAAATTAGCATTGTTCCCCCAGATATAAAGTTTTGTGGGAAACTGGGAAACTTAATTAATCAtttcaaaaacagcaaaatcatGCCGACGGGAAAGTGAGGAGTACCTTCTCTCCCGTTTTTCTGGAGTCCGTTGGAAACATCCTGAGAATGCACAGGGATGgactctcctcccacctccttgaAGATACTGAATTCCTCCTCCAGTGTGCTGATGACCACAGATAAGTCACTCTCACGCACCTACAGGCGATCCAGGGTAAAAAGTTATCACGGGGAATATTTGTGTTGAAGGAGGATGATGTCATTAAATTTAAAGTGGCCAGAGTCCTTAAATCAGGAGAGCACTGCTTGAAtggcagcaggagaggagcccTACCAGGATGAAGTCGGTCTGATAAGTGGAGAGCATGAAGACGGAGACGTGCTGCTGCGCCAGAGGAGCGATGACGGACTTGGCGATTTTTGTCACCCCCACGGCCTGCGAGCTGCTGGACGCGTTGCCGTTGGAGACCACATTCAGCGGCAGCCAGATGGAGCCCTCCACCTTGAGATGCTCCGAGGGCTGGAGCTCTAAGTGTGTTAAAGAGGACACGTTGGTCATGTTTGctacttctttttttaaaataaatgatgacagttttaaatattttaaggaTGTTAGGAAATGATCAGATCTAACAGGTGATGTTCCTACACAGCATTACCAATATTCAGATTGCTCAGACAGATGACTCTTGGTTAATGTCAAAGTTCATGTGGCCAAAAATAAGCCAAAATATAAAGATAAGGGCCGTGCGCTTGAATCATAAGAGTCAAGTTCAGTGGGGGCAGGAAGCTGCAAAGGAAACTGCTATCTGTGGAGGAAGTAAACAAGAGGCCGAAAGTTATTTATGGCGGTTATTTGTGGTGATGAGCCCCCCAAATATAGTGTCTCCATCTTTAAATCGCGTCACGGAGGA is part of the Takifugu rubripes chromosome 21, fTakRub1.2, whole genome shotgun sequence genome and encodes:
- the castor1 gene encoding cytosolic arginine sensor for mTORC1 subunit 1 isoform X4, giving the protein MDLHILDHRLRVTSISKNGLVHFTHPLIKLIFLRNRTRCKFFSLTETPENYTAVLDEEGFKELQPSEHLKVEGSIWLPLNVVSNGNASSSSQAVGVTKIAKSVIAPLAQQHVSVFMLSTYQTDFILVRESDLSVVISTLEEEFSIFKEVGGESIPVHSQDVSNGLQKNGREAIQPTVHPVLIPQNQFCVMSLDPATLPSIATTLIDVLFYSSPKEEEGSPSSQGIKFFSFSLIDGYISLVMDTEAQTRFPADLLFTSSSGELWRMVRIGGQPLGFDECGIVAQISQPLAESDISAYYISTFSFDHALLANFQASWTVQVPEEDIASVVDMLQDQRKEPATS
- the castor1 gene encoding cytosolic arginine sensor for mTORC1 subunit 1 isoform X3; the encoded protein is MDLHILDHRLRVTSISKNGLVHFTHPLIKLIFLRNRTRCKFFSLTETPENYTAVLDEEGFKELQPSEHLKVEGSIWLPLNVVSNGNASSSSQAVGVTKIAKSVIAPLAQQHVSVFMLSTYQTDFILVRESDLSVVISTLEEEFSIFKEVGGESIPVHSQDVSNGLQKNGREAIQPTVHPVLIPQNQFCVMSLDPATLPSIATTLIDVLFYSNSPKEEEGSPSSQGIKFFSFSLIDGYISLVMDTEAQTRFPADLLFTSSSGELWRMVRIGGQPLGFDECGIVAQISQPLAESDISAYYISTFSFDHALLANFQASWTVQVPEEDIASVVDMLQDQRKEPATS
- the castor1 gene encoding cytosolic arginine sensor for mTORC1 subunit 1 isoform X2; translation: MDLHILDHRLRVTSISKNGLVHFTHPLIKLIFLRNRTRCKFFSLTETPENYTAVLDEEGFKELQPSEHLKVEGSIWLPLNVVSNGNASSSSQAVGVTKIAKSVIAPLAQQHVSVFMLSTYQTDFILVRESDLSVVISTLEEEFSIFKEVGGESIPVHSQDVSNGLQKNGREVRSLAAIQPTVHPVLIPQNQFCVMSLDPATLPSIATTLIDVLFYSSPKEEEGSPSSQGIKFFSFSLIDGYISLVMDTEAQTRFPADLLFTSSSGELWRMVRIGGQPLGFDECGIVAQISQPLAESDISAYYISTFSFDHALLANFQASWTVQVPEEDIASVVDMLQDQRKEPATS
- the castor1 gene encoding cytosolic arginine sensor for mTORC1 subunit 1 isoform X1: MDLHILDHRLRVTSISKNGLVHFTHPLIKLIFLRNRTRCKFFSLTETPENYTAVLDEEGFKELQPSEHLKVEGSIWLPLNVVSNGNASSSSQAVGVTKIAKSVIAPLAQQHVSVFMLSTYQTDFILVRESDLSVVISTLEEEFSIFKEVGGESIPVHSQDVSNGLQKNGREVRSLAAIQPTVHPVLIPQNQFCVMSLDPATLPSIATTLIDVLFYSNSPKEEEGSPSSQGIKFFSFSLIDGYISLVMDTEAQTRFPADLLFTSSSGELWRMVRIGGQPLGFDECGIVAQISQPLAESDISAYYISTFSFDHALLANFQASWTVQVPEEDIASVVDMLQDQRKEPATS
- the castor1 gene encoding cytosolic arginine sensor for mTORC1 subunit 1 isoform X6 codes for the protein MDLHILDHRLRVTSISKNGLVHFTHPLIKLIFLRNRTRCKFFSLTETPENYTAVLDEEGFKELQPSEHLKVEGSIWLPLNVVSNGNASSSSQAVGVTKIAKSVIAPLAQQHVSVFMLSTYQTDFILVRESDLSVVISTLEEEFSIFKEVGGESIPVHSQDVSNGLQKNGREAIQPTVHPVLIPQNQFCVMSLDPATLPSIATTLIDVLFYSNSPKEEEGSPSSQGIKFFSFSLIDGYISLVMDTEAQTRFPADLLFTSSSGELWRMVRIGGQPLGFDECGIVAQISQPLAESDISAYYISTFSFDHALVPEEDIASVVDMLQDQRKEPATS
- the castor1 gene encoding cytosolic arginine sensor for mTORC1 subunit 1 isoform X5, with the protein product MDLHILDHRLRVTSISKNGLVHFTHPLIKLIFLRNRTRCKFFSLTETPENYTAVLDEEGFKELQPSEHLKVEGSIWLPLNVVSNGNASSSSQAVGVTKIAKSVIAPLAQQHVSVFMLSTYQTDFILVRESDLSVVISTLEEEFSIFKEVGGESIPVHSQDVSNGLQKNGREVRSLAAIQPTVHPVLIPQNQFCVMSLDPATLPSIATTLIDVLFYSNSPKEEEGSPSSQGIKFFSFSLIDGYISLVMDTEAQTRFPADLLFTSSSGELWRMVRIGGQPLGFDECGIVAQISQPLAESDISAYYISTFSFDHALVPEEDIASVVDMLQDQRKEPATS